The window gtcattgtccccagatcgttttcatcgcccgcggcgcctgcctcaatcccgtgggaaggaggtgaggcgcggggggcagctgaagcggctttttctcactacaagagaaagcctacgaccgcaatgctgtcatggctatgttctcgcactgaaaacatagaccattcataaaagcGCTGcttgcgtgtgatcgcaacccaggaatgcaaggcagtttttatgaccatcagaggtggggagacatcaaccacatccagaaactacacaggggcagaaatatcgtctttaaaaagacacgtcctgaaaaggacgctcaacgccactgtgtttttgctctttagagcgaaattactcttttagaataactcttttgagttgtctgcgctgtcggcgcccaggggcaagaatgcacagccgtgcacgaaggagaaagccgctgttttgcgccgtcagatccaacagcatgcagagcgtcagaggattaaacaggaacttggtgtgtaactcgcagcagagttcatgcacgaccatcggctccgaagaaattttctgaatgaactcccgtatttgcgccgcttaaatacccgtatgtccgggggcgggacatgcaaatactggttgccaactctcattggccttttttcatagtccagaggtgaatatcggcggtcaagagagacccctagtgtcgcttctctgacaaaacgtggagagagtgacagaaggggaactgccgTGGAAGTATAATGCTGTGGTTATGTTTTAGTGcgtctggaactgggaatctcatcagggttGAAGGAATGATGAAAAAGGAAGTCTACGAGAAGTttttgaaagacaacctcagGCAATCTGCAACAACTTGGCATTTGGTCTTCAAGCATgataatgacccaaagcatacctcacttctggtgaagaactacctccAAATGAGCAAAGTGAATGttcttgactggcctgcacaaagcacagacttgaatcccatagaaaatctgtgggccacaCTGAAGTCCAGAGTCCATGCCAACAAATCTGGATGAGCTTGAGAGATTTGTTAAGGAGGAACTGGCTGCAACTCATCAGGAGAAATGCCTAAAATttgttgagaactacaacaaatgactaaaggctgttatcaagcaaaagggTTGCACTATTGACTATTAACATCAGAGGgcctgtagatttttttttattcttggttataattttgtttcaatttgtattataaacactctTAAGTTGCCTAAATAAACTATGTTAAGGAATGCTATGTTGAAAAAAGATTTGctccattaaacagcacttgggaattatttgaaaaataactaaatatttcatatGGGGCTAATAATAAAAAgtcttcaactgtatgtgtgtgtggtgagatTCTTGCACTGGGTGGTAAGATTTCATGATAGGAGCCTTGTGCTCGTCAGCTAGCCAACCTGCCACTTGTAAGCCTCGGCCTCttgtagggtgaccacctgctaATAAGCCCAAGGGGGGACAAAGGGTATGTTTCTGAGGGACAATGTGGGACACTGCCTGGCGCGGCGGTGCCCCCACCCCACGGGCAGACTCACTGATAGTGGTTTACCCATTTCTAGCACATACCACCTTACATGGTATATTAATAATGCCCTATTCCCCTAAACATGTGTAATTGCTGATGAATCCTCATGAATAGGCCAaccaatgtgtatttttttttctaaataaagatTAATGATATTTTGAACATTCAATGAATTGACAGATGCACTTCCACTTACGATTTACTTTagctatttaattttatttatttttcattacaatttattcactttaaataaattataatataaaatgataGGATTAACAGGAATTGTAGTTGCTCAACACCACaggaacagtaaaaaaaaaaagtcttaactcACAACTCCAGAGGTTCACGGAACGAGAAGGGGGAGGAAGGATGGTGAACTTGCATTTTAGTAAAGGCAGGCGCAGGAAAAAAAATTTTCTCCATTTTTTGAATTGGAAAGCGCGCATCTGAGGGGTGTGTCACGTGGGTGTGGTAACAGTAGCGTACTACTGAACTGTCAAGTAATGTTCGTTTGGCTGCCTGGGGCTCGAGCAGGGACGTACTGGAACTGAAATTCAGCCCGGGACTTTAAGATGGAGAGGCCTTTTACGCGAGTGCCCTTGGTGCACGAGCAGAAGGATTTTTTGCAGATATTTTAATTCTAATAGTGTTTTTATGGTATAAagagaatcagattacactgaagaCCTTCAAGACATTTTAGGATGACACCTGCCTCTTCAGGTTGTATAAGCAAGTCACCACTGCTCTGAACACAACCAGGTCATCAAAACCTAATCTCCAACACATAAGTCACAGTATAGTTCATATACTGCTAACAACCAGCATGTCATGTGTACAGTCAGTCGGAGTGATAAAATggttacaaatactaacaaacacCCACTCAGATACTCAAAAACCACAATGCAGTCCCATTAAatagagatttgtgtgtgtgtgtgtgtgtgtgtgtgtgtgttctcactttcaactctccctggctcagtttcccctgtgctggaccctgcctctgcttactgattgtacagctgagaagaacatgagaagaacatcagtaataaatatgactaaaaataatacattttctaattcaatctgtgcttcagtcaggttattatctagtatgtggaactattggcattttatcctatatgtaaatatgtaatattgtgctgtatttttctattttgtgtgtgtgtgtgtccttaataaagctttgattgattgattgatatgcctAATATGATTGCCTACCCAGCCTTGCACACTGCCCCTCTACCTGTCTGTTTCCTGGTTTCTGCTGCTCCTCCTCTCTTCTGCTGCTCCTCCTCTCTtctcctgctcctcctcttctctcttcctacattggaattctaccaagccatgtaataaatgcctatatttaaatgcaaatataaacaatttcagtgtaTAATAAATCACTAATATATCCCTAATCGTGCACCTGTCCTGTCCATGCTGCTGGGTCCTTCCTCATCTGCACCTCCGGCTGCCACAGCACTCTTTCCACTACGGAAAAGGTCTGTTAATTTGGCGCATTTAGCTGCCTCTTGTgccaaaatttttatttatttatttacttattttttcggccccacccatttctttctcttctttccttCTTATTGCCATTTTTACCGTTCGTATCTGTTGCATTCACACAGACCCGCCAAACATGACCAAAAGTAAACTCCTTTGATCGGCGCCTAGTTTGAGCCAATCGGATGTCAGGAAAAACGAGGATCAGTCCAAGTTGGGAGGGGCCGCTCGTATCCCCCCTCAGATTGAAAGTATTGGTCTGGCCCggtctgaatcacacacacacacagcgttccGCTGCAGCTGAGAGGCCGGTTAGGCCGGTcgcgtatcattaaaaaaaatcaattcttGCTCTCCAGCAAGCATTGATTATGCGTGACACGGTCTCATTTTGCGGGACGTATGAATTGGGCTTCAAACGCTGTGCGCGCACGCGCTACGCGGGACGGGTGGTCATCCTAGCCTCTTGTGTTGTAGTGTTAGTGTTCATGTTCATGTGTGCATTTTTTCTGCCTggtcatacagtcttttaaatgttttaaagttacTGTTGATAATTGTAgtaaagattttgtatttttggtatCCACATCTTGGATCCTCTTTTGAAACAAGTGAACCTGTATGCCCTTTTTgggttatttaaataaatatgaatatttccCTGTTTAACAGGGTGGCATTTTGCCCTACTTTCCCCTAACGCAATGCCCGCAAATCACAACAAAAAGTCCATAGCCACAAAACAAGGGGCAAAGTGATGATTTATTGTGACAGTCTTTTATCATctttaaaaattttatatttgaaaCATCACCATTGGTGAgatggcaaaaaaatatttttaattattcacAATCTATTTATTCATGGATTAGAGAGTGTATTTCATTATCTCAAGAAAACAGAGTTAATTaagagaatttatttatttattattatattttctttttcacgAAATGGGTAAACTCTGGTCCACACTCcaacacagtaggtggcgataatgcaCCTTAATGTTGGTGCCACCCGCCATAAAACCGAAGAAGAAGATGTTTGAAACTCTTTGCTGCTGGACCTGTCTATCTGAATATAATGAAATAACCACAGCAGGtaccaaacattttaaatcaagatATAATGGGTTTTTAGAACCATTGCTATAGTTATTTTAGTCAAGATCAATTCAAGTGTGTTAATCAGGTTTTAGTCCAAATGAATTTTAACTGTTTTCCTTTAAGTCAGACAGCTAAGCCTGTGCACTGTCTCAGTATAATGGGAAATAAAGATGGGAAACAAAACCAATGGTGTAGTATCCATTCATTTATTGACCAGTCCAGATATAAAAGTAAAGACCCAATGTGTTGCCTAAATCATGGCAGTCACAATAATATAACATGGTTTTCTTCAATGATAAAGATGACaacagaaatgaaataaaatcaatggaaATCAACCACccaaacaaaattattaaatcaCACAAATATCATAAATGAATCATTCATCTACTGGCACACATTTGCTTAAACATGTATTCACAACTAACATTATTAAATCTGTTGAACTGATTGTCTTATTACATACTGATCTATAAGTTGATGCACTATCCTTCAGTACATATTCAGTTATGTGCTTTGTCATTGATTCATATAAACTCTAAATAATCAAATTCATGTATTTTTGACAACTCTGAAGACGATTCAGATTGATTATATATAGACTATTGATTTCTTGACACCATAGTTTACATCTGAAAAAACAGCAGTGTTTTTGATAATTTTGATTACAAATGAAATCATACTTCAATTCTTCAATCTATGAAATTGCAAATATCTACACAGTATTAACTATATGATGGTATATAACATTCAGAGGACACAAAAAGAGACCTTAAGGAATAACCCAGTGTTAGATGCAGTAAACACATAATTTAATGGTTTGAGCATGTTTGAGTATGTGTTTTAATGTCAATACTAATGACCTAAAAGCCTTAAATTAATCAaattcttagttttttttttatttaaacatttgtacTTCCTAAAAGACACTGAGTCAACTTGATACTGCAGCTTAAGAAATTCAACAAGTTGGGCAGGACATTTTGCAGACATTAAAATGCACTCAATGTTTATGCTTTAAAAACGACCTGTTTGATGAATTTGTGGCTACTCAAACACTGACCCTTTGATCGCATCAACAAATTTACAGTGCACACAGGGTAATTCAGTCTCTGCTTGTTTCAGCAGATCACTACTGACTTTCTCATAGAGACTCACAATGACATTGTCTTGGGAAATGTGGATCTTTGCTTCTGGCTGCTTCACATTTTTGACAAATCTTTCAGCAGTGTGTGTGAGACACAGTCTCATCAATACTGGAGTCAGAGGACAACCCCAGTAGAGCATTTTGTTCTTTCCATCAGAGCTGTTTTGCAGGATATTTTCAAGAATATCAATCTTAAATTTAGTGGGTAAACGTGGCTCTCTCTGTTGCTCTGTAGTAAAGCAGCTCTTTAAGAAATCCCATGACACCTTTTTTGATCCCTTTTTAAAGGTGAACAACAcgttttgttttgtcttgtcaACAGTGTGGTCTATTGAATGTGAATCCAAGTGATCACTAAGCCATCTGGCCATGATTGTGGCTAAAATCAGATAGtcaacattaaagatgtaatgatgCTGAGACACAGCATAGCCCTCATTGAAAGACTTCGGGATGGTCATTGGTTGCTCAAGTACTTTGTGGTAAAAAGTACACAAATATGGAATTAGAGCATAATAATAACTCTTATAGAATAAGAGTGATACACCATCTTTCCGTTCAACTTTTTCATTCCCTGCCAAGGACTCTATTGCGTTTTGAACATCTGtaacattcattattttaaatgcatcttgGCTGTAAGTGAAAACAATATTCTGATCCCAGAATTTCTCTTTGCAACTTAGCCATTGGTTTGAAACATCAGAGACAAATGTAGATATGTCCATTTTCTCATCTTTTCCACTGACATCCAGATGATTTGTTGATTTCCTGTTTGTGTTGCACCTGATTTCAAACAGAACTGGCTGATGGTCCGAACAGCAGTTTTCCTCAGAAATCGTACAGCTCTCTACACATTGCATCGACTCCTCTGGTACAAAAACATAGTCCAGTCTGGATTGGATCTTTTTTGAAcctttcaaaacatttgaataaGTATATTGCCGAGCTGTTGGATTGAGCCTTCTCCACACATCCACTAGATGAAAGGATGTCATAAATTTCTCCACAGTTGGTTTCAACATTAAATGTCGCTCATTTATTGTTGAAGAATCTCTGTCTAGATATGGATTCAGAGGAATGTTGAAGTTTCCTCCAATCAATAAGATTCCTTCTACAAAATTCTCGAGTAGGATTTGGAGTCTATTCAGAGGTCTTGAATCCACTTGGTGATTATATACACTCACAAGTGTGTAAAGCTGACCTTTGATGGTACATTTTACTGCAATGTAGCAGCCAGTAGTATCCTTGATGGTGTGGATCTTTCCTACAACCTTTTTTCTTATCAAAATAGCCACAcctctttgttttggtttgtAGTTTGCATAAAATGATTCCCAATGGTCAAGGCTTGCAAAAGCATGTTTTgtcatttgaattaatgtgtgtcTCTTGAATGAAGACAACATCACAGTTATGTCTCTCTATTTCTGTCTTTATTTCCTCAGTCTTGCTTTTGAACCCATTTGTATTCCATGTCAAAAAGGACAGCTTGCTGCTAGGATCCATGTGTATTATTTGTTGCAGAGGAGCCACAGATTGAAGAATTTGGAACCTACAGTGAAGGAGAATAAGTTCATTTTAATGGCCAACTGGGACTTGTCTTTTCAGGTAATTTTTTGGACTCTGTAAGGCTGAATGAAAAGTAAAGTTGGCTGCATGCCCTTAACTCTCAAGTGCTTAAAATCATGCACTTAATGTTgaaataacaaatataacatTCTTTTGAGAAATGAACATGTGAGTTGTGATGGGGTGCACTGATGCACAAACGTTTATTTTAGATAATACTGAGGTTAGGGCATCATGTCATGTAATACCAGATTTTACTGACTCAGTATTACTATAAAGACATACGTAAGCTATTCTAGCTTTCAAATCTCCCTCTAATATTCAACAACTTGACCGGTGAAGAATTGAGGTGGAAGAAGAATTGAAGCTAGCTATTATTTTTTAGCAAAGTCCGTGGTCATTTCAGTCTGATCTGAACAGTTTGTGGTCACATTTCACTTCAGATTATTTTGTTGATCTGTCACGTTGTAATGCAGACTTTGCAAATAGACTGTTAAAGGATGAAGCTGTGTAGGACCTGGCAGCAATTCCACAACCCATAAGAAAACACTGTGACTCACATCACAAGCAAAGAGGTTAGCCAATCTTGTCTTAAAAGTGCAGTAGCAAAAACAGCCAGTTTTCTCCAGCCAATTGTCAGGAAAATTAAATCAAGAAACCTCGACTATCATTACGGTATAAGTGGACCACAGGGGAAAATGGATAAAGTGATGTGTATGATATGACCCCTTAGTTTCCACAGAAATGTCTTACAATTTCCaccatgtttttaaaaacaaataaagtggCAACAATTACTTTAACGGGAAACCAGATGGGATTTGCAAACTCAATATAAAAAGTGCTGATAGAGtcaatctaatttataatggaaaTGCCGTAGTAATCCTTAACCATTTTAAATCTTCATTAAAGAGGTTGAACAGATGTTGTTTTAATATCTGGACTAGCCAAGTATTCTTAATACCTTCATTTTAATAGattcagaaaataaaatgaaaaaggaCATTTGAACTAAATTGAgtagaaatgtaaaataaataattttaaatttaaagtgtGTATTTGTCTCTTTTTCAGACCAGTCAccattactaaccttttctaaaCATACATTAAACATTCATTATTCCTGATgtgtacaaatataaataacacaAAGTACTTACATTCATTCAGTTTGAGTCTGAGAGCTTGTATGATTTTGAGCTTGATTATCATTTTTATAGTTAGTAGAACGGCCTTGAGGGAGTGTCTTGGCTTTTTTGTTATTCCCATCCTTCTTCAATAATAGATTAAGGTTTAATGTAATGAATTTCCCTGTCCACATCATTGTTAGACATGTTTCAGGGCTGTTTCTTTTATTCATGCACCCCTGGATGTGGGCCTGCCCCTCTCCTGGCCCAAAGAGTATACCATATACTAGCTGCGTCAATCTTAAAAAATTATTGCTTCTAATAAACTTACGGATCATGAAAGAGTAAATAATCCATTATTTAATCTGATTATAGctattcacaaaaaacaaaaacacgattATGCCCTCCTTTTGAATATCATAGATCCCAGTTTTCCATACAGATTTTTGTTGAGAGTgtgttattaaaggaatgttccaggaaAAGTGTTAAGCTTTATGGTgccaattaacaaacaaacaaaaaactgttgcAGTTACATGCTTGCATTAATGTACAGTTGTACATGTAACAGTATTCTAATATCCACTGAACACTGAATAATTGTTGTAAAGTTGGTGGACTACAAACAGTGCAGAATTCATGTCAAAGGATTGTTTGAGAATAACTTCATATAAGTTTAAAAGTTTTTTCTTAGTAAAACCAGGTCATCAGTAAATgcaataacataaaaacattgaATGTGGAAAGGGTGTGTGTATTTATCCTAGACTAACAAACCCTTTGTGCACCATTTTCACTGAGATCATATGGAAAGTACTGAACAATAGATCTGTGCGTCTGCTTTCATTATATGGGGAAAAAAAGAGCAGCTTGGcattccagtaaacataaaccTTTTGTATTCTACAGATGAAAAAATGTTTGCAATGACCTGAaggagagtgaatggtgacaccattttcatttttgttttaactcTTCTATCAACTATAATTAGTGAATTTATTTCTTATCTCTTTTAACCATTAGTCATTTGTGTTAATGCTTTGAAATGTGAAAAggtttttttccttttcacatacaattgaagtcagaagtttacatacactttggttgaagtcattaaactctaaacacagatttaatattagcaaactatagttttggcaagtaatttagtaGCAAAATTGTCATCAACATgatacgagtaatttttccaacaattgtttacagacagattgtttcacttttaattaactatatcacagttccagtgggtcagaagtttacatacacttagttaactgtgccattaaacaggttggaaaattccagaaaaatgtcaagcctttagacaattagcttctgatcgGAGGTGTACTGAACTAAAGGTGTACCTT of the Xyrauchen texanus isolate HMW12.3.18 chromosome 10, RBS_HiC_50CHRs, whole genome shotgun sequence genome contains:
- the LOC127651012 gene encoding uncharacterized protein LOC127651012; translated protein: MLSSFKRHTLIQMTKHAFASLDHWESFYANYKPKQRGVAILIRKKVVGKIHTIKDTTGCYIAVKCTIKGQLYTLVSVYNHQVDSRPLNRLQILLENFVEGILLIGGNFNIPLNPYLDRDSSTINERHLMLKPTVEKFMTSFHLVDVWRRLNPTARQYTYSNVLKGSKKIQSRLDYVFVPEESMQCVESCTISEENCCSDHQPVLFEIRCNTNRKSTNHLDVSGKDEKMDISTFVSDVSNQWLSCKEKFWDQNIVFTYSQDAFKIMNVTDVQNAIESLAGNEKVERKDGVSLLFYKSYYYALIPYLCTFYHKVLEQPMTIPKSFNEGYAVSQHHYIFNVDYLILATIMARWLSDHLDSHSIDHTVDKTKQNVLFTFKKGSKKVSWDFLKSCFTTEQQREPRLPTKFKIDILENILQNSSDGKNKMLYWGCPLTPVLMRLCLTHTAERFVKNVKQPEAKIHISQDNVIVSLYEKVSSDLLKQAETELPCVHCKFVDAIKGSVFE